The Thiothrix subterranea genome has a segment encoding these proteins:
- a CDS encoding DUF4350 domain-containing protein produces MRLQSILIGLFVALVTTAGVFWFLDAYEYKEVDEYTGFQGEARENPLFAARLFLKRMGIPSERHTSLQTLPDADTVLVIDTDRYTLSRQKSEALLAWVANGGHLITRTRYLTNDSEAENTEETNDHDPLQLALSITRGEHIIPEEDDLPLEAELSTMSHSLHVDPEFFYALQTTTKQAYPQKYNDATWLLEIEHGNGLITWAANLDFIENSALDDHDHAEFFWHMLHSLHDKPQAVWLIHSDDMPALSTLLWEHAWALVLTLAVFIPLTILALSPRFGPLIPKPAPERRRILEHIHASGLFMWQRHRKHADTQYAGFAARVTQLLPSTRKQHDNSNPDA; encoded by the coding sequence ATGAGGCTTCAATCCATTCTGATCGGTTTGTTTGTCGCGCTAGTCACCACCGCTGGCGTATTTTGGTTTTTGGATGCTTACGAATACAAAGAGGTGGATGAATACACCGGTTTTCAAGGCGAAGCGCGTGAAAATCCCCTGTTTGCTGCCCGCTTATTTCTAAAACGCATGGGGATTCCCAGCGAACGCCACACCAGCCTGCAAACTTTACCTGATGCTGACACCGTGCTGGTCATTGACACCGACCGTTACACATTGTCACGCCAAAAAAGTGAGGCACTATTGGCGTGGGTAGCCAATGGCGGACACTTAATTACCCGTACTCGCTATCTCACCAATGATTCAGAGGCTGAAAATACCGAGGAAACAAACGATCATGACCCGCTGCAACTCGCGTTAAGTATTACTAGGGGCGAACACATTATCCCCGAAGAGGATGACCTACCACTGGAAGCTGAACTCTCGACTATGAGCCACTCGCTGCACGTTGACCCCGAATTTTTCTATGCACTGCAAACTACTACCAAGCAAGCTTATCCGCAGAAATACAACGACGCGACTTGGTTACTGGAAATAGAACACGGCAATGGCTTGATCACTTGGGCAGCCAACCTCGATTTCATCGAAAATTCAGCCCTTGATGATCACGACCATGCCGAATTTTTCTGGCACATGCTGCACAGTTTACACGACAAACCCCAAGCGGTTTGGCTGATACACAGCGATGATATGCCCGCCTTATCGACCTTATTGTGGGAACATGCTTGGGCATTGGTGCTAACCTTAGCGGTATTCATTCCGCTGACCATACTCGCCCTCAGCCCGCGCTTTGGTCCGCTGATTCCCAAACCTGCCCCCGAACGCCGCCGTATTCTGGAACACATCCACGCCAGCGGCTTGTTTATGTGGCAACGTCACCGCAAACACGCTGATACCCAATACGCCGGGTTCGCCGCCCGCGTTACCCAACTTCTGCCGAGCACAAGGAAACAACATGACAACAGCAACCCTGACGCTTGA
- a CDS encoding AAA family ATPase, giving the protein MTTATLTLEQASHLAEAIRHEISKAVIGQKQVVRETLIALLAGGHVLIEGVPGLGKTLLVRALARTISGQFARIQFTPDLMPADISGHVLFDMQNQSFNVRKGPVFTNLLLADEINRAPAKTQSALLEVMQEQQVTIEGKALPVPLPFMTLATQNPLEQEGTYPLPEAQLDRFMLKVFIDYPALEEESEMVMIVTDKQIGDRFNLNNLQTIATPAQVMAMQTVTAEIAVDVAVLDYAVRITRATRHWQGLRFGAGPRGSIALIRAARANALLAGRDFVHPDDIKQVCLPVLRHRVSLSPEMELEGYHADHLLRAILDKTEAPRS; this is encoded by the coding sequence ATGACAACAGCAACCCTGACGCTTGAACAAGCCAGCCATTTAGCCGAAGCCATCCGCCACGAAATCAGCAAAGCTGTGATCGGGCAAAAACAAGTCGTGCGCGAAACCCTGATCGCCCTGCTCGCAGGCGGACACGTTTTGATCGAAGGCGTTCCCGGCTTGGGCAAAACCTTGCTGGTACGCGCCCTTGCCCGCACCATCTCTGGGCAATTTGCCCGCATTCAATTCACCCCCGACCTGATGCCCGCCGACATCAGCGGGCATGTACTATTTGATATGCAAAATCAAAGCTTCAATGTGCGCAAAGGCCCTGTGTTCACCAATTTGTTGCTGGCAGACGAAATCAACCGCGCCCCCGCCAAAACCCAATCGGCGTTGCTGGAAGTCATGCAGGAACAGCAAGTGACCATCGAAGGCAAAGCGTTGCCCGTGCCGCTGCCGTTTATGACACTTGCCACCCAAAACCCGCTGGAACAAGAAGGCACATACCCGCTGCCCGAAGCGCAATTGGATCGTTTCATGCTGAAAGTTTTCATCGACTACCCGGCGTTAGAGGAAGAATCCGAAATGGTCATGATCGTCACCGACAAACAAATCGGCGACCGCTTCAACCTCAATAATCTGCAAACGATTGCAACACCCGCACAGGTCATGGCGATGCAAACTGTCACCGCTGAGATTGCGGTGGATGTGGCAGTATTGGATTACGCCGTGCGCATTACCCGCGCTACCCGTCACTGGCAAGGCTTGCGCTTTGGGGCAGGGCCGCGTGGCAGCATTGCGCTGATTCGGGCGGCACGGGCGAATGCCTTACTGGCGGGGCGCGACTTTGTACACCCTGATGACATTAAGCAGGTTTGCTTGCCAGTGTTACGCCACCGGGTTTCCTTGTCACCGGAAATGGAGCTGGAAGGCTATCACGCCGACCATTTACTACGCGCCATTCTCGACAAGACCGAAGCCCCGCGCTCATGA